A genomic stretch from Colwellia sp. Arc7-635 includes:
- the panP gene encoding pyridoxal-dependent aspartate 1-decarboxylase PanP, with the protein MTVSKRAAKVSEESLHRIFTIPVAPDSTLGRIESEISQNLAGFLGAHIAATEQALSVIEKDFSNSQIPEEPAFVSDHMHHLLDKLVSQSVHTSSPNFIGHMTSALPYFILPLSKLMVGLNQNLVKIETSKAFTPMERQVLGMMHRLVYQDDEPFYQQWMHSANHSLGAFCSGGTIANLTALWVARNNMLKPDGDFKGVAREGLFKALKHYKYDGLAILVSARGHYSLKKSADVLGIGQDSVISIPTDENNRINCELLEAKCQQLADENIHVLSIVGVAGTTETGNIDPLEKMAAIAQRYGAHFHVDAAWGGATLLSDKYRPLLKGIELADSVTIDAHKQMYVPMGAGLVVFKNPASVAAIEHHAEYILRKGSKDLGSHTLEGSRPGMAMLVYAALHVISRPGYEMLINTSIEKAQYFAELITQHEDFELITAPELCLLTYRYNPACVQKLLANADNSQQETINVLLDKLTKFVQKRQRENGKSFVSRTRIEVQRYQGRKTLVFRVVLANPLTTKTILQDVLAEQALLAQESETFLPKLLAMT; encoded by the coding sequence ATGACGGTGAGTAAACGCGCGGCAAAAGTTTCTGAAGAGTCTCTACATCGCATTTTTACCATTCCTGTTGCGCCCGATTCTACATTGGGTCGAATAGAGAGTGAGATATCGCAGAATTTAGCGGGTTTCCTAGGCGCGCACATCGCGGCAACGGAACAAGCGTTAAGCGTGATTGAAAAAGATTTTTCCAATTCGCAGATCCCTGAAGAGCCTGCGTTTGTTTCTGATCACATGCACCACTTACTTGATAAGCTGGTGTCTCAGTCTGTTCATACCTCAAGTCCAAATTTTATTGGTCACATGACTTCAGCTTTACCTTATTTTATTTTGCCGTTATCAAAACTGATGGTGGGCTTAAATCAAAACTTGGTAAAAATTGAAACATCTAAAGCATTCACTCCAATGGAACGACAAGTTCTGGGTATGATGCATCGTTTAGTGTATCAAGATGACGAACCTTTTTATCAACAGTGGATGCATAGTGCCAATCACTCGTTAGGTGCGTTTTGTTCTGGCGGTACTATCGCGAACTTAACCGCACTTTGGGTTGCTCGTAACAATATGCTTAAGCCTGATGGTGATTTTAAAGGAGTCGCACGCGAGGGCTTGTTTAAAGCGCTTAAACACTATAAATATGATGGCTTAGCTATTTTAGTCTCTGCTCGTGGTCATTATTCACTGAAAAAGTCGGCCGATGTTCTCGGTATCGGGCAAGACAGTGTTATTTCTATTCCTACAGATGAAAACAACCGAATTAATTGTGAACTGCTAGAGGCTAAGTGTCAGCAGTTAGCCGATGAAAATATTCATGTACTTAGTATTGTCGGCGTTGCAGGCACTACCGAAACTGGTAATATTGATCCGCTAGAGAAAATGGCTGCAATTGCTCAACGCTATGGCGCACATTTTCATGTTGATGCCGCTTGGGGCGGAGCAACGTTATTATCAGATAAGTACCGACCTTTACTTAAAGGTATTGAATTAGCCGACTCTGTGACTATTGATGCACATAAACAGATGTATGTACCGATGGGCGCAGGTTTGGTTGTCTTTAAAAATCCGGCCTCAGTGGCGGCAATTGAACATCATGCTGAATATATTCTACGTAAAGGCTCGAAAGATTTAGGTAGTCATACCTTAGAGGGCTCGCGCCCTGGTATGGCAATGTTAGTTTATGCTGCTTTACATGTTATTAGTCGTCCGGGCTATGAAATGCTGATTAATACCAGCATTGAAAAAGCACAGTACTTTGCTGAGTTAATTACGCAGCATGAAGATTTTGAGCTGATCACAGCGCCTGAATTATGTTTGCTAACGTATCGCTACAATCCTGCATGTGTACAAAAATTGCTAGCGAATGCTGATAATTCACAACAAGAAACTATCAATGTTTTACTCGATAAACTGACGAAGTTTGTGCAAAAGCGTCAGCGTGAAAATGGCAAATCATTTGTTTCTCGTACTCGTATTGAAGTGCAGAGATATCAGGGCCGTAAAACTTTGGTATTTCGTGTGGTTCTAGCGAACCCGCTGACCACAAAAACTATCTTACAAGACGTGCTAGCTGAGCAAGCTTTGCTAGCTCAAGAAAGCGAAACTTTTTTACCTAAATTATTGGCGATGACTTAA
- the panC gene encoding pantoate--beta-alanine ligase: MQTIETISTLRSEINLWRQQGLKIAFVPTMGNLHQGHIALIKKATQVADKVVASIFVNPMQFGANEDIDNYPRTMAADQEKLLNAGCDLLFTPTPALIYPKGLDKQSYVEVPNVSDGYCGESRPGHFRGVATVVCKLFNLVQPDIACFGLKDYQQVQVIQTMVEDLSMPIEIVPVETVRENSGLALSSRNNYLTAEEKAIAPALSQNIQWLAKEIQNSNDFIGLAKKAASAIDSVGMKTDYIHICHARTLEPASEDDKELVILAAAHCGKARLIDNLQVKLT; the protein is encoded by the coding sequence ATGCAAACAATTGAAACAATTTCGACTCTACGTAGCGAGATTAATCTCTGGCGCCAGCAAGGCCTTAAAATTGCTTTTGTGCCAACAATGGGCAACTTACATCAAGGACACATCGCTTTAATCAAAAAAGCGACTCAGGTGGCCGATAAAGTCGTTGCCAGCATTTTTGTCAACCCAATGCAATTTGGTGCTAATGAAGACATTGATAATTACCCGCGCACCATGGCAGCCGATCAAGAGAAATTACTTAACGCTGGTTGCGACTTATTATTCACTCCTACGCCAGCGCTTATCTACCCAAAAGGGTTAGATAAACAAAGTTACGTTGAAGTACCCAATGTATCTGATGGCTATTGCGGTGAAAGCCGCCCAGGACATTTCCGTGGCGTTGCTACCGTGGTTTGCAAACTATTTAACTTAGTTCAACCTGATATTGCCTGTTTTGGCTTAAAAGATTATCAACAGGTACAAGTCATTCAAACCATGGTTGAAGACTTGTCTATGCCGATTGAAATAGTACCCGTTGAAACCGTTAGAGAAAATTCCGGCTTAGCATTAAGTTCACGTAATAATTATTTAACCGCTGAAGAAAAAGCCATTGCTCCAGCTTTAAGCCAAAATATTCAATGGTTAGCAAAAGAAATTCAAAATAGTAATGACTTTATAGGTTTAGCCAAAAAAGCCGCGAGCGCTATTGATAGCGTCGGTATGAAAACAGATTACATTCATATTTGTCACGCACGTACTTTAGAGCCAGCAAGCGAAGACGATAAAGAATTAGTTATTCTGGCGGCCGCGCATTGCGGTAAAGCAAGATTGATTGATAACTTACAAGTGAAATTGACTTAA
- the panB gene encoding 3-methyl-2-oxobutanoate hydroxymethyltransferase produces MAKITTATLKKMKQQGEKITTITAYDASFAKIFDQAGIHAILIGDSLGMVLQGHDDTLPVNIEEMAYHTQCVKRGVENTLIIADMPFMSYATTEQAYVNAAKLMQAGASIVKIEGGDWLESTIKGLVERGIPVCAHLGLTPQSVNVFGGFKVQGRDSDKAQEMIENAKALEAAGAQLLVLECIPSGLGKAITDAVSIPTIGIGAGKDTDGQILVMHDALGISCSYMPKFSRNFLIDTGDIKKAVELYIDEVSNGNFPGPEHIFK; encoded by the coding sequence ATGGCCAAAATTACCACAGCCACCTTGAAAAAGATGAAACAACAAGGTGAAAAAATTACCACGATTACCGCTTATGATGCCAGCTTTGCTAAAATATTCGATCAAGCAGGCATTCACGCAATATTAATTGGTGATTCACTGGGTATGGTTTTACAAGGCCATGACGACACCTTGCCGGTAAACATTGAAGAGATGGCTTACCATACGCAATGTGTAAAACGTGGCGTAGAAAACACCTTAATTATCGCTGACATGCCTTTTATGAGCTACGCCACCACTGAGCAAGCTTATGTCAATGCGGCTAAATTGATGCAAGCAGGCGCTAGCATTGTAAAAATAGAAGGTGGTGACTGGTTAGAAAGCACGATCAAAGGTCTTGTTGAACGTGGTATTCCTGTTTGTGCGCATTTAGGCTTAACGCCACAGTCAGTCAATGTATTTGGCGGCTTTAAAGTGCAAGGTAGAGACAGCGATAAAGCACAAGAAATGATTGAAAACGCTAAAGCCCTAGAAGCAGCAGGCGCGCAATTGTTAGTGCTAGAATGTATTCCAAGCGGTTTAGGCAAAGCCATTACTGATGCCGTATCAATTCCGACCATAGGTATTGGTGCCGGTAAAGATACCGACGGACAAATCTTAGTTATGCATGATGCCTTAGGTATTTCATGCAGTTATATGCCAAAGTTTTCACGTAACTTTTTAATTGATACGGGCGATATTAAAAAAGCGGTTGAGCTTTATATCGACGAAGTCAGTAACGGTAACTTCCCTGGCCCTGAGCATATTTTTAAATAA
- the folK gene encoding 2-amino-4-hydroxy-6-hydroxymethyldihydropteridine diphosphokinase — MSLVYVGLGSNLSDPQAQIASALNKLMQLEHCVVSAVSSLYFSRPMGPQDQPDYMNAVVAIETSLNPEALLDQLQDIENSAGRVRKDNRWGARILDLDILLFDQQIINTERLTVPHYGLKLREFVLLPLAEIAAELVLPDGDTIAALADQIENNGLKIHSKLG, encoded by the coding sequence ATGTCTTTAGTGTATGTAGGCTTAGGTAGCAACTTATCTGATCCACAAGCGCAAATCGCTTCTGCATTAAATAAGTTAATGCAGCTTGAGCACTGCGTTGTCAGTGCGGTGTCTTCGCTATATTTTAGCCGTCCTATGGGACCGCAAGATCAACCTGATTATATGAATGCGGTCGTCGCCATTGAAACCAGCTTAAACCCTGAAGCTTTGCTTGATCAACTGCAAGATATTGAGAATAGCGCAGGACGTGTTCGCAAAGATAATCGCTGGGGTGCTCGTATACTTGATTTAGACATTTTATTATTTGACCAACAAATTATTAACACCGAACGTTTAACCGTTCCTCATTATGGTTTAAAACTACGTGAGTTTGTTTTACTGCCGTTAGCTGAAATAGCAGCTGAACTTGTATTACCTGATGGCGATACCATTGCAGCACTGGCAGACCAGATTGAAAACAATGGACTAAAAATTCATAGTAAGTTAGGTTAG
- the pcnB gene encoding polynucleotide adenylyltransferase PcnB: MCKKVLGKARKTKPTLPSFEQPIILSRDQHPVSRKHISHNALKVLYRLNKGGYDAYLVGGGVRDILLGLEPKDFDIATNATPEQIKALFRNCRLIGRRFRLAHIVFGREIIEVATFRGHHDNDEDKNCQKTSKQNEDGMLLRDNIYGSIEEDAERRDFTINALYYSAKDFKVYDFANGVADVYAKQIRLIGDPETRYREDPVRMLRAIRFATKLDMTIHADTEAPIKSLAPLMANIPPARLFEEFLKLFMSGKAVENYHMLRDYSLFQYFFPAVDQQLDQKTQVYLADFILLAMKNTDHRVNNDQRVTPAFLFAAMLWYPMQEQIQRLNSETQLTPQDAFFGALSEIMSEQQRSIAIPKRFQAVMKDIWILQEKLVRRDGKRAFKALEHPKFRAGYDFLLLRAEIESASNTNNEQPSELQELAKWWGDFQESNTDTQQVMVKSIVQTKSSPRRTTRKRRKPRVKTSSSEV; the protein is encoded by the coding sequence TTGTGTAAAAAAGTACTAGGAAAAGCACGAAAAACCAAACCTACTCTGCCATCATTTGAACAGCCTATTATACTTTCTCGTGATCAGCACCCGGTATCTAGAAAACACATCAGTCACAATGCATTGAAAGTATTGTATCGCTTAAATAAAGGCGGATATGACGCTTATCTGGTTGGCGGTGGTGTGCGCGATATATTATTAGGCTTAGAGCCAAAAGATTTCGATATTGCCACCAACGCAACGCCTGAGCAAATCAAAGCCTTATTCCGCAATTGTCGACTTATTGGTCGTCGATTCCGTCTTGCACATATTGTTTTTGGCCGTGAAATCATTGAAGTAGCCACTTTTAGGGGCCATCATGATAATGACGAAGATAAGAACTGTCAGAAAACTTCAAAGCAAAACGAAGATGGCATGCTATTACGCGACAATATTTATGGCAGTATTGAAGAAGATGCTGAACGTCGAGATTTCACCATTAACGCGCTGTACTATTCAGCAAAAGACTTTAAAGTGTATGATTTTGCCAATGGCGTCGCCGATGTTTACGCAAAACAAATTCGCTTAATTGGTGATCCTGAAACACGCTACCGCGAAGACCCAGTTAGAATGCTACGCGCTATTCGCTTTGCAACAAAATTAGACATGACTATTCATGCTGATACTGAAGCGCCAATTAAATCACTTGCTCCTTTGATGGCTAACATTCCACCAGCGCGCTTATTCGAAGAGTTTTTGAAGTTATTTATGTCTGGTAAGGCCGTAGAAAATTATCACATGCTACGCGATTACAGCTTATTTCAGTATTTCTTCCCTGCCGTTGATCAACAGTTGGACCAGAAAACTCAAGTCTATTTAGCTGACTTTATTCTTTTGGCCATGAAAAACACCGATCACCGCGTTAATAATGATCAGCGTGTTACTCCCGCATTTTTATTTGCCGCTATGCTTTGGTATCCGATGCAAGAGCAAATACAGCGCTTAAATAGTGAAACACAATTAACGCCACAAGATGCATTTTTTGGCGCCTTAAGCGAAATAATGTCAGAGCAGCAACGCAGCATCGCCATTCCAAAACGTTTTCAAGCGGTGATGAAAGACATTTGGATTTTACAAGAAAAACTCGTTCGACGAGATGGTAAACGTGCCTTTAAAGCACTGGAGCATCCTAAGTTTAGAGCGGGTTACGACTTCTTGTTATTGCGTGCAGAAATTGAAAGTGCGTCAAACACCAACAACGAACAACCTTCTGAACTGCAAGAACTTGCTAAATGGTGGGGTGACTTCCAAGAAAGTAACACCGACACTCAGCAAGTCATGGTTAAAAGCATTGTTCAAACGAAAAGTAGCCCTAGACGCACCACACGAAAACGTAGAAAGCCACGCGTAAAAACGTCGAGCAGCGAAGTGTAA
- the dksA gene encoding RNA polymerase-binding protein DksA, whose protein sequence is MPTQKTLGILALAGVNPYVEKPNEEYMNDAQLEHFKKILDAWRVQLRQEVDRTVTHMQDEAANFPDPVDRAAQEEEFSLELRTRDRERKLIKKIEKTLQLIEDDDFGFCNSCGIEIGIRRLEARPTADLCIECKTLQEIKERQLAG, encoded by the coding sequence ATGCCAACACAGAAAACACTAGGTATTTTAGCATTAGCAGGCGTTAACCCTTACGTTGAAAAGCCTAACGAAGAATACATGAACGACGCGCAACTAGAACATTTCAAGAAAATTCTAGATGCATGGCGTGTACAACTTCGCCAAGAAGTTGATCGTACGGTAACGCACATGCAGGACGAAGCAGCAAACTTTCCAGATCCTGTTGATCGCGCAGCTCAAGAAGAAGAGTTCAGTCTTGAATTACGTACACGTGACCGTGAACGTAAACTTATCAAGAAAATTGAAAAAACCTTACAACTTATCGAAGATGATGATTTTGGTTTTTGTAACTCTTGTGGCATCGAAATCGGCATTCGTCGTTTAGAAGCTCGCCCTACGGCTGATCTTTGTATTGAATGTAAAACATTACAAGAAATCAAAGAACGTCAACTAGCGGGTTAA